The nucleotide window GAAAAATATGAACAATTTGTAAGAACTTTGGGTTATGAGTATTATGCAACTTATAATGAGTTATCAAAATATTATCAAGATACTTCTTTTCAATTAGATGAAAAAAAACTTGAATTTTGTACAACAATGTATATTATTACATTGGAAGATAAAAAGAATAAAAATAAAGTTTTAGGTATTAGAGATGTTGTAAATCTTGATTTTGAAATTTTAAGTAAGTTTTATTTTACAAAAATCGTAGTTTTAGGTGAGGGCGTTTTATCTTCAGTATTTGGAGAAGATAGAGAGATTATTTTTAGTTCAAATAGTGATACTGAAAATGACGAAGAGATAAATAAATATTTTGACAAAATGATGGGGCAAGCTATTTTACTTGGAGCTTCTGATATTCACATACAAAAAACAAGTAGATATGCATCTTTATGGTTTAGAATAGATGGTATAAAAGTTGATATGGGAACAATGCCAATTACTATTGCAAAAACAGTAAAAAGAAGATTGGTAACCATGGCAGATCAAGAAGATTCTGATTATGAATCAATTAATGGTGTTATAAATTATGAATATGGTAAAAAAAATATCAAATTTAGACTTGGGCTTATAAACTCAAAATTAAATTTTTCTTTAGTTATGAGGATGATTGGTGGACGTGGAGTTGTTTCTCATAATCTAAGAGGATTAAATTATCCACAAGAAACAGTTGATATTTTATCAAACTTAACAAAATATGCAAATGGAATGATATTAATCACAGGACAAGTTGGTTCAGGAAAAACTCACTTGATGTATGCACTTTTACAACAATTAGCAAAACAACAACAATATGTTATAACTATTGAAGATCCAGTTGAGTATGTGGATGAATCATTTTTCCAAATTGATTTATCTGAGTTTGCAAGTGCAAGTGAAGAGTTCAAATATGGTTATCCAGAAGCCGTAGTTGATATTTTAAGACAAGATTCAAATATTATACTTATTGGAGAAACAAGAGAACCTCAAACGGCATCTCAACTTGTTAATGCTTCTAACTTAGGTCAGTTGGTATTCTCAACTATGCATACTAACTCTGCTCCTGCAACAGTTTCAAGGATGACAAGTTCTCTTGGAATTAATGAAGGGGATATTATAGATAACTTAAGAGGAATAGTGTCTCAAAGATTAGTTAGAAAACTTTGTAGTTATTGTAAAGAACCAGATGGTGAAGGTGGTTATAAAAAAGTTGGTTGTGATGAGTGTAATAATACTGGATTTAAAGATAGGGTACCAATTGCTGAGGTTATTAGATTTAAACTTGGACATGGTGGAGATTTTGATAATCCAGCAGAATATATGACAGTAGAAAAAGCTGCAATGGCTCAATATAATGAGGGACTAATAACAAAAGAGGATGCAGTAGCTATCATCAGAGGAGAAGAAGTATGGTACGATTAGTAATTACTGATTTTGCAACAAAAGAAGATAGTGAATTTTTTTATATAAATGATGAATTTGATATTTCTCAAAATATGTTCACATATCAATCTTTTAAGAAATATAGTGTTTATTTATCTAAATATACTAATGATGAAATATACTCTTTAAATCTATTATCAAGAAAATATTTAGGGAAAAATCAATTTCTAATCCATATTGCTGATGGAGAATATGTAATTTTATTTAATCATAAAACAGTTTATTCTGCAAAAATAAACCAAAATTTTATTACAGATGATATGATTAAATCGATTTTGATTACAAAACATATTGCAATGCTTTCAAGTGGTGGAGCAATAGAAAATATCTATTATGTAATTAATTCAAAATATAAATGTGCAATAGAAAATATTTTGAAACAAAATACAAAAAATGAAAAACAAGAAGTTGTTGCAAAATCATTGGGAGAGATGGAAGAGCTAGTAAAACCTTTAAAAGAGTTAGATACTACAAAATCACATATAACAAAATTGGTTTATATGTCTTTATTGTTAGGTGCTAGCTTTTGGATAATATTTTTTGGATTAAAAACAATAACAGATAAAGTATTTTATATTGAGCCTTTAGAAAATTTAAATCGAGAGTTGAAAATAGAAACACAGTTAGCAAAAAGGCAACAAATATTATTGAATGATAATCAAAAAAAATATAAAGATTTAACTGATTGTATAAGTAAAAATGAGGTAGTTAAATGATTAGTCTTAGTAATAAACTTATATTAAATATTAGTAAAATAGTTATATCAACATTAGTTATATACTCAGCTTTATACATAACTTTTAGAGCAATGAATTATTATAAAAGCTATTATGAAAAAGAAAAACTAACAAACGAACTTCAAGTTAAAAGAGAAGAAACAAACTCTTTGAAAACAAAAGTAAATGAAGCAAAAAAAAGAATTCAAAATTTAGAAAAGAGTTATATAACAAAAGAGGAATTAGAACCAAAAGTAAAAGAGATATTTAAGAGAATGTCTTTAGTTGATTATCAATTAAATTATATAGATGCCAAAAAAATGTGTATTGATAGATATATAATAGTAGCAAGAATACATACTGAAAGTGAAAATGGATTAAAAGCAGCGGAGGGAATTTTATCATATTTAGGAGAGATTAAAAAAAGTGATAAAGATGACTCTTTATATTTTGTAAATTATATTTCAAAAGCGAAGGAAATAAAATGAGATTTAATTTAAAATCATTTTTCCTTTTA belongs to Arcobacter defluvii and includes:
- a CDS encoding GspE/PulE family protein gives rise to the protein MIKKIVTTLKNVPNFSFMKKDKKKKANKKDFLNEINFKSFFEKQKKSIYDFIGKSDDPDTHLSNVIEDMIKDKFHLKGGYGDLIANEEKYEQFVRTLGYEYYATYNELSKYYQDTSFQLDEKKLEFCTTMYIITLEDKKNKNKVLGIRDVVNLDFEILSKFYFTKIVVLGEGVLSSVFGEDREIIFSSNSDTENDEEINKYFDKMMGQAILLGASDIHIQKTSRYASLWFRIDGIKVDMGTMPITIAKTVKRRLVTMADQEDSDYESINGVINYEYGKKNIKFRLGLINSKLNFSLVMRMIGGRGVVSHNLRGLNYPQETVDILSNLTKYANGMILITGQVGSGKTHLMYALLQQLAKQQQYVITIEDPVEYVDESFFQIDLSEFASASEEFKYGYPEAVVDILRQDSNIILIGETREPQTASQLVNASNLGQLVFSTMHTNSAPATVSRMTSSLGINEGDIIDNLRGIVSQRLVRKLCSYCKEPDGEGGYKKVGCDECNNTGFKDRVPIAEVIRFKLGHGGDFDNPAEYMTVEKAAMAQYNEGLITKEDAVAIIRGEEVWYD